DNA from Palaemon carinicauda isolate YSFRI2023 chromosome 23, ASM3689809v2, whole genome shotgun sequence:
tactGCCGAGAAccgtacactgtaaaaagttcaaggtacagaaagggtataacgagtgagctggggtttatatacatgtaaaacaccctaaggctcaaaaatacccctctacagcaggaggcagggtattttttgtgaataatataccctctattgtactttgtcttaaaatgggcttggtaagtttgtgtgatcatgtcatgaaattaacttttactctgtattaaatcaccatattgttacactgatagtgtaatgcaccaaaaaagttactaacaacatattggttttgagttatggatagttttgaagcaagttcctacaaaatgcggtacttggcaatttgtattgttgccgtctcgagattcttcgagagccagggaatttggcgggaaatttcagtggcgtctggactctgcgtctgctcagcagtgaagataatttgctccaattagcgtcatcgggattataatatctacactacatttcatctgttaaccaaggtaagaacactaactgtccatctatgcaagcataaacagtggttacgaataaaaattgtcagacatcatcattagttttgcattcaggctgtgatagtctgaaaaatcattattactaacactggggaaaataagtaagaaattatcattagtacttaattatgagagagagagagagagagagagagagagagagagagagagagagagagagagagagagagagcgtcaagctgtctgcgaggaaaaaaaaaccataaacaacgtattcagctaaacgttaataacattacgattacgcgtagtctgtaagcaaacactgacgccaatgatttcttaatcagtttgacttgaggtagttaggtatttatgcatgatattttttcctttcttttctatatatatatatatatatatatatattatatatatatatatatatatatatatatatatatatatatatatatatatatatatatatatatatatatatatattcaggcacacacacactaacaaatattttcttttcacagatttctgcgtacggtttgctttgcagcttctgccatcactctttatattatatatatacttttgattttcaagtgtaatggaaataataaattgataaaccaaacttttaaaatcattgaccttattactttatttacttataagctattactacacctatataatggtggaatagatattaattataaaatcataatcaatatacacgggtatttatgtcgtatagaataccctgtaaaagggtattctttacctacgatacacccctaagtaagggtatctcaagtatatgttatacccttgttatgggtatattgtaaagggtatattatagttcttatataccccgatagggtatgctattttaaccactagaaataccctttttctaccccttttatacttttaattttttagagtgtatttacggaaaatttccgatcaaaattaccgtttttttaacagtgcacatgAATGACGGTTCTGCGATACAAGTAAACATAATCAATTTACCCCAGTTATATACAGCTTTAGTGAGATTAGaaactagatatatgtctactttaggctctagagcctttaaatatgcggccccgagactatataataagctcccacgaaacattcgaatgattgaagacattaaagctttcaagaggaaactgaagactttcttatttcatgagtcttttgacagtgacgatttaacagtaaatgaagaatatgagacatgaaacgttaaatactctgaacgaataaggtaaaacgacagtggaggtcctgtagagatttgaggttcccctgctgtatgggaccggaaaagcggccatcaaagtaaagtaagtaaataaggAAAAGGGCTAAATTTTCGTCATTTTAATGAAGCTTtgcaaaataaataatgatgactaaCTCTCCCCACTTGAATGATGCtgttacaagagaagtaaagatatCCAAGTGTTTCCAATGGACTGAAGGTGTtgcaagaaaaatgaaaaattgaatttttaacaCTTGAAAGGACATGTTGCAAGAAAAGTTAAAGGTGCAGAATTTTCTCCGCTTCAGTAAAGTAGTTTTGAGTATAGTGAAGTTGCCAAATTTTCCTCTACTGTATTGTgaagggccgagagaaggttgtgactcaaaggcaggatgaaagcaactgagtctttattacagaacactcgcttttatatagttatatacataaactccatgcaaaaaaaggcataaaagacataacaggaaatttcctgttcaaccgacaatgcaccagttaacagttaacggggagaaaaacagacatgttatttcaggtccttgtcagtgcgaagggagagcgaatatacaagcataatacatacagaaactgaaaggtcgttactatgtacgatcgtgtgacacacggttggtacagtattaaaCTTCTATGAAACAAGCAAAGGTGCTAATTTTTCCCAATCTGTATTAAACTTCTTTGAAGATATTGAAATACCAGTAATCCTACACAATTTCCCTAATTGAATGAAGCAAAGTCAAGACAAGTAAAGATATCCAATATTCCCAACTCAAAAGAAAATGTTGCAACACAAGCAAAGAAGGCAAATTCTTCCCACTTAAGGGAATCTGTTCCAAGAAAAGTAAAGGTGtataatatttcccaaataaataaAGCTGTTGCGAGACAAATAAATAGCATAATTTGTTCCAACATGATTGAAGGTGTTGAGACAAAAGTAAAGGTCCCCAATTTCCACTTTTGAATGAATCTGTTGTGAGATAGGTAAAGATGGCCAATTTTCCCCTTTTGAATTAATATGTTGAAAGACAAGTAAAGGTGCAGAATGTCCTACGCTTAAATTAATTGGTTTCGAATATAGTGAAGGTACCCAGTTATCCCTATTTCAATGAAGCCGTTTCGAGCCAAGTCAAGTTCCCAATTTCTCCCCATTTGAATGAAGCTGTTACGAGATAAGCTTTTTAGTGATGGCTAAAGAAGCCCAATTGAAAATGTTCCCATTTTTCCCCACTTCATTGAAGCTATTTCGAGACAAATAAAGGTACCCAATTTTGTCCAATTAAATGATGTTGTGAGAGAAGTAAAGGTCCCCAATTTTTCCAACTTGTATTATGCTTCTGTGAAAACAGTAAAGAGGACCAATTTTCTCCACTCTAATGAAGATGTGAGTAAAGTAAGGATATATTGTATTCCCCCAAATGAATGAAAATGCTGCAAGATATTTAAATATGCCACATTATCCCCATTTGAGTTAATCAATCGCTAGGCAAGTAAAGGTACCCAATTTTCTCCTCTGGAATGAAGCTGTTGCAAGATAAGAAAAGGTGCTCATTTTCTCCACTTCTACGGCCTGCCAACTCAAGACCCCGTGTTTTACACGAGGACAATCTAAAAGTAAGTCCTCCACTTGAATGAAGCAGTTGTAAAACAAGACAAAGTTCCCAATCCTCTCTACTTGAATGAAACTGTTACAAGACAAGTAAAAGTGCCCAATTTTCCCTACTTGAATGAAGTGATTTCAAGTCAAGTATAGATTCCCAATTTCCCACATATGAAAGAAGTCGTTTCGACACAATTAAAGGCGCCCAATTTTCCTCACTTGAACTTAACAATCCCGTGAATGATATGCAAACAACACGCACAGAAGTACAAACTAATGGCGATCTATTttcaattgttgttactgttcttaaattttttaattgtagattaattctcttatttccttgtttccttccctcactggtctattttccctgttggagcccctgggcttacagcatcttgcttttccaactagggttgtagcttagcaagtataataataataataataataataataataataataataataataataaagcccgaAATAACCAACAGAAAACTGCGTTAGGTTTTGCCTTTGTGAGTCTAATGATCCGGTACTTCCTGCACACAAAATTTAACTAGTATCTACCATCTGACGTAATAGAGTCTGTTCTCATTTATGTTAAAGTGTTATGACATTTTGTTTTGCTCTCCAGAAAGAGAGTATCTATCTAGGGTCCAGCATTGGCATGTGTAATTTTATAAAATCAAGGTCCTATTTTATGATCAACGCTCCAGGAAGGGAGGATCTATCTAGGCTCCGTCATTGACATGTGTCATTTTTTAAGAATAAAGGTAAACGTGTTGCTATGACAAGTgatacattaaattattattattattattattattattgagttgaatactatggctgcatcggcagaattcaatttcttgtccaatttctcgattctacggacaattctctcttcagggttgctacattattattattagctaagctaaaaccctagatagaaaagcaggataatataaggccaagggctccaacaaagaaaataacccagtgaagaaaggaaatagaatagggtgcctgagtgtacaataagcaagagaactttaactgcAAGTCAATTGCGATCTGTTATCTTTCCAAATATTATGAGAGGCTCCTACGTTTATAAGATTTTGGAAACAAGAAATGTAAAGAATTATGGAAGATCGAATTGTTTCAGTCTGATAATAAACTTATTCTTTCAATAAAAAAGGTCATTCAAGAAATCGTTATTTAAAAACGCCAAATTAACAACAACGAAAATAAAGATTTAAGACAACTGAAATTTCTTTCAatattgagttctctctctctctctctctctctctctctctctctctctctctctctctctctctctctctctcctttgttctaTATCTTTCATTCCCTTGTCCATGTTCACCTAAACTAGTTGTAACCTAAATCTGTTTTATGGCAACGTTGCTTCGCCATATTGAATTTCATATAACTGAGTAAAccatcttttttaattatttttacatcatCTTTATCAagatattatttatttcattaatttgtgTTTACTATCATCAATCATTCCCTGTTCTCTTTCTCCTTTCTTTCGTGTATGGATAGCAATTAAGTTTATTTCCTTTATTgctattttccacttttttttcccGATGCTTATTTTTACGAGTATCATAATTTTACCGTTTTTCCACCTCTCTTCCTCTCCATTCATTCCCCGTTCTTCTAAGTCCTCTTTTATCGCCGTGTGTCTCTTCATTATCTTGTCTTCATCCATCCCATGATTTCGGTCTGCCTTTCCTCTTTTATGTTTCCTCCACCTACTCCTTTTTCGCACTCCGCCCCCCTTCCTGCAATcgcccctccccttcccttcccctccccctccatcCCTCATCCGTTTCATGAGTCTTAATCTACAAAAGTGAAGTGGCTTATGACAAACGATGACGTACATTAACGAAATGAGGGCCTCCTCTTAAAAAATACTTGCTCTTCCTACGAAAGTTCACAAAGTTTTGAGTGGAATAGATGGCGCTCGAGAACGGCCCGCTCCGGAGACTTTCGCTCGCTTCCAGATCGCTTCGTTCGCTAAAGGATGTTCGCATTTGACAGCCTTTCGATATTCTTTCGACAGCCAAGTGCCGTCTCCGACGGCTGCTTTTGAATACCGTCGATGCCCACATTAAATCCAACAGCTCCTGTTGCCTAGACTGACAGCAATCACGGCTCGCATAGATGAATCCGCTGAGGATCGCTAGAGGCTCCGTGACTTCACGGAGGCAGCGAAGAGACCGAATCGTTATGAAACGCGCACGATGCTCAGTGGAAAAAGCAATTGATGGGACATTATGAGATGAAATATACGTTTAAACTGGAGAAGTAGAGCTGGGCTGCGATATGGACTCCAAAATTGATGATGATAACAAGAGGAATTATGATACAGAAGGCAGCATCGCTTCCATCCATGATACAGCGGTGATATGGTCACGCTAAGTGCACGCTCTTGCCCTTGGGAGAGGAGGAGGGTGGGACGGTGACCTCTGGAGTCCTCAGGAGTCCCATCGGAAGGATTCTAGGAAGCCCCATACCCATCCTCTAAAGGTGGATGGGGGATATTTGAAATGAAAGGGGGTTAAGGCGGGACCCCATAGTTAGGGTCGAGGTAAATATGGGTGTTTATGGGTCCTGGTGAAGTCGGGAGTCGAAGAAGGGGGATGactcgacaaaaaaaaaatatgagtcgGTGCTCTTGGTGTTATGGATCCctccggaggagagagagagagagagagagagagagagagagagagagagagagagagagagagagagagagagaggtgaaggctGAGGGGAAAAAGAAGACCTCCTTCTACAGAGACAATGGATTTGGTGTGGGCGGACGGGCGGGTTTTAGGAGGCGTTCCTACTCCTTGTCCTCTGAGAGAAGCTTATGTTTTTAGGGTTTATTTAAATGGGTACATATCCTTAACTTGATTCGATAGAATTATCTATATTGTATCAGCTTATGTTACAAAGGTAAATGCCGTTTCCgctatgtaaatatgtacataaatattatcattattattattattattattattattattattattattattattattattattattattattattactagctaagctacaaccctagttggaaaagaaagatgctataagcccaagggttccacacacacacacacacacacatatatatatatatatatatatatatatatatatatatatatatatatatacatatatgtatatatatatatatatacatatatgtatatatatatatatatatatatatatatatatatatatatatatttatatgtatatatgtatatatatatactgtatatatatatatatatatatatatatatatatatatatatatatatatacacatacataagtatacaGTCTATatcgtacatacacacatgcatacaaatatatatatatatatatatatatatatatatatatatatatatatatatatatatattatatcacataaAGATGTTTTCAATGATGATCACTACGTTGCtacataagactctctctctctctctctctctctctctctctctctctctctctctctctctctctctctctctctcagatgcctAGTTTGGATATGATAGTTtcttcatatccttcccaaaaatTCGGATTGAAGCTTTTCGTTAGAAAATGTGCAAATCTATGATATACGAATCAGTTTATAGATCTGATGAATGTGACGATTAAATTCTACAAATAAACAGCAGAATTGACTCGTGAAAATTTACGTAACTGTGCTTATGGTATTTTAATTAAATCTTTAGCCTATTTGATCAAGTTAGTATTAAAGAACAatgttttcaatagttttttttttaactataaaggTCATTTATTAAAATTCATACCATCGGAACTCTATAAATCAATTTTCCATAAAATGATTTATGATAAATTCATCACAAATCTAATCATATAAatctaaaattaattatgaaaaatatattttacataaaccAAATCAATTCATTTTTAGGATAATTAATCTTATATAAACAAAGGGATTAATGTCTTACACAACgattcacaaaaaataaaaaattatttttattttgtcactTTATATTTAACAAAtcaattcatatataataaataatttcatatgaGCAAAATAAGATAAATTTAAGAAAATTCATTTCATATGATCTAGCTCAATTAATTATATAACTACTAATTTCACTTTAACATAgccatttttttaatgaaaaatcttTATGTATAAACCAAAAATAACTTAACAACACTCGTAATCAACTAAATTTATAATGACGTACTACTTAAAAAGGTCACATCATTTTATGACAAACTACTTAACAGTATTCGTAATCAACTATAATGTCCTAGCTACCGTACTTAAAAATGACACTTCATTTTATGACAAACTACTTCACAGCACTCGTAATCAACAATAATGACCTAACTACTTAAAATGGACACATCATTTTATGACAAATTACTTCACAGTATTCGTAATAAACTCTAATGACCTAGCTACTTGAAATGGACACATCATTTCATGACAAACTACTTTACAGTATTCGTAATCAACTATAATGACCTAGCTACTTAAAATGGACACATCATTTTATGACAAACTACTTCACAGTACTCGTAATCAACTATAATGACCTAACTACTTAAAATGGACATCATTTCATGACAAACTACTTCACAGTATTCGTAATCAACTATAATGACCTAGCTACTTAAAAAAGGACACATCATTCCCTCTGTAATAACTAATTTACTGCGAACAATGttgaaaaattcattatttttcccCTGCACTCTCTGAAAAAAGACCCTttcattatataatttcatattcaacGCAAATAAGTCCCTTTCCCCCATTTATTTCGGGACCAAAATAGTCGAGCCGGGGAAGGGGGCCCAAAAAAAGCGCATGGAATTTGTGCATCGTTTTGTATTGCATAAAGGCTTATAGATAAAAACCCGGATGATCCTCTATCATAACACAAAGCCGCGGAAAGGATTCTACGAAACGAatatttgtacttttttatatatacttttttgttttCGTTTTGTTTATTTTGCTGTCGAAGGTATACTGAAAGTTCGCTAAATAGTTTACGTCCGTAGAGCATAACTTTTgtttaaaaatgataaatgatttgtattaaatgtttaattatttattttgaatgttgaatCATCTATTTAAAATGTtaaatcatttattatatttttttttttcgttaagttTATCTTTTTATCGAAGGTACACCAAATGTTAGCTAGATATTTTACGTCCGTAGAACATAACTTTTgtttataaatgataaataattcattctaaatgttaaatcatttatttcaaacattatatcattcattttaattcttttttcgCTCAGTTTACTTGCTCTAGAAGGTATACCGAAAGTTCGCTAAATCGTTTTACACCCGTAGAACATAACTTTTGTTTTTACATGTTAAATCATTTACGTCCGTAGCCCATCTTCCATCACTCGCTGTCGCTTGTTGAAGTTGCAAAGTACACATTTAATCCAACATGGATATAGACATCGTCATCGCTTGATCAGGGTTGAAATACCTacgtttttctattattattttttcccgtTCCGAACTCGGActattttgttttgcttttatgAAAACTTAAACCTAGATTAAACGTTTTGGATTGCAAATAgaatcctcttttatatatattttacatgtattaTTTGCAGTGGTCGttcgtttttctctctctctctctctctctctctctctctctctctctctctctctctctctctctctctctctctctcatgagctgCCAGTACACAGATAtccagaaataaatatatacatatatagaataaagTGAAAAATTAGTTTTTCTGGAACATTCCATGTCAGGGGAGACGACCCAAAGTTGAATACAtagtcatacacacatacatacaaatgcaaacacacatgcatatatatgattaactgtatatatatatatatatatatatatatatatatatatatatatatatatatatatatatatatatatattatatatatatatatatatatatatatatgtatatgatatataatatatctgtatatatatatatatatatattatatatatatgtgtgtgtatatgatatataataaatatgtatatatatatatatatatatatatatatatatatatatatatatatatatgtacaaatatatataaatatatatatatatgtacaaatatatatataaatatatatatatatatatatactgtatatatatttatatatgtatatatatataaagagagagagagagagagagaggggagagagagagagagagagagttaagtatttgtttaaaaatagatatttcaactAAGCTTCCACAAAACCTTaatacatctatctatctgtctatctatctatctatatatatatatatatatatatatatatatatatatatatatatatatgtgtgtgtgtgtgtgagtgtgtgtgtgtgagtgtgtgtatgtgtgcattataCAATACATGATTTTCTCCAGAGTTTCTGCTATAATTCCGAAATCAAAATggtcaaactttttattttttaaccCTGGTGGTGACCCGAAGCACCACGCAAACTTCTTAAAACCCATTTCATATTGCTTGTCAAAAAAAGGCATACTGACATTGAACGAaacgttaacaacaacaacaacaacaacaacaacaacaacaacaacaataataataataataataataataatttccaaaatgaCTTAGTCCCCATGACGAAACACCAATACAATCCTTCGCCTCAGTCAATTTTAaaacttgaaaagagagagagagagagagagagagagagagagagagagagagagagagagagagagagagaatcctttcacTCGCTAATTCCGCATCTCTCATCTCGTCTTCATATCCCATAAATTAACGCCGGCATCGGAGTCCACAACGCCGTgaagcagcgagagagagagagagagagagagagagagagagagagagagagagagagagacgtcttcgACATACAATATCATTTGTATTTATCTCTGGTAAAGTTGCGAGTCAACAGACCTGATCTAATTTCCTGTTTCACTCTCGCGCTTCCATCCAACCCCCGTCCGATTCTGTCGCTTTCTGTCTTCCTGGCAGGAAAAGATGGAGGAGGGGGTGAAGTACCCCCCTCCATCTCAGCCTGGTAGTTATGGGAATGAGTTGGTTagatagaggggggggggtgaaggtaAGGTGAAGTTTCTTAGCATGGTGATCAAGGGAGCGGTTGGTTGGATGGAGGAGGGGGGTGATGCCCCCAAAAGCCtggtagttaggagagggggttGGTTAGATAGGAGGGGTGAAGCCCCCCGAATCCTGGTAGTTAGGGTAGGGGGATGGTTAGATAGAGGAGGGGTGCTGCCCCTCAAAGCCTGGTAGTTAGGGGAGGGAATTAATTAGATGAAGCAAGGGGTGATGCCCCCCAACCCTGGTAGTTATGGGAGAGGATGGGGTGGAAGGAGGAGGGGTGATGCCCCCAAGCCTGGTAGTTATGAGAGAGGATGGAGTGGAAGGAGGAGGGGTGATGCCCCCCCCAACCCTGGTAGTTATGGGAGAGGATGGGGTGGAAGGAGGAGGGGTGATGCCCCCAAGCCTGGTAGTTATGGGAGAGGATGGGGTGGAAGGAGGAGGGGTGATGCCCCCCAACCCTGGTAGTTATGGGAGAGGATGGGGTGGAAGGAGGAGGGGTGATGCCCCCCAACCCTGGTAGTTATGGGAGAGGATGGGGTGGAAGGAGGAGGGGTGATGCCCCCCAACCCTGGTAGTTATGGGAGAGGATGGGGTGGAAGGAGGAGGGGTGATGCCCCCAAGCCTGGTAGTTATGGGAGAGGATGGGGTGGAAGGAGGAGGGGTGATTCCCCCCAAGCCTGGTAGTTATGGGAGAGGATGGGGTGGAAGGAGGAGGGGTGATGCCCCCAACCCTGGTAGTTATGGGAGAGGATGGGGTGGATGGAGAAGGGGTGATGCCCCCCAACCCTGGTAGTTATGGGGGAGGATGGGGTGGAAGGAGGAGGGGTGATGCCCCCCCAACCCTGGTAGTTATGGGAGAGGATGGGGTGGAAGGAGGAGGGGTGATGCCCCCCAACCCTGGTAGTTATGGGGGAGGATGGGGTGGAAGGAGGAGGGGTGATGCCCCCCCAACCCTGGTAGTTATGGGAGAGGATGGGGTGGAAGGAGAAGGGGTGATGCCCCCCAACCCTGGTAGTTATGGGGGAGGATGGGGTGGAAGGAGGAGGGGTGATGCCCCCCCAACCCTGGTAGTTATGGGAGAGGATGGGGTGGAAGGAGGAGGGGTGATGCCCCCAAGCCTGGTAGTTATGGGAGAGGATGGGGTGGAAGGAGGAGGGGTGATGCCCCCCCAACCCTGGTAGTTATGGGAGAGGATGGGGTGGAAGGAGGAGGGGTGATGCCCCCAAGCCTGGTAGCTATGGGAGAGGATGGGGTGGAAGGAGGAGGGGTGATGCCCCCCAACCCTGGTAGTTATGGGAGAGGATGGGGTGGAAGGAGGAGGGGTGATGCCCCCAAGCCTGGTAGTTATGGGAGAGGATAGGGTGGAAGGAGGAGGGATGATGCCCCCAAGCCTGGTAGTTATGGGAGAGGATGGGGTGGAAGGAGGAGGGGTGATGCCCCCCAACCCTGGTAGTTATGGGAGAGGATGGGGTGGAAGGAGGAGGGGTGATGCCCCCCAACCCTGGTAGTTATGGGAGAGGATAGGGTGGAAGGAGGAGGGGTGATGCCCCCCAACCCTGGTAGTTATGGGAGAGGATGGGGTGGAAGGAGGAGGGGTGATGCCCCCCAACCCTGGTAGTTATGGGAGAGGATGGGGTGGAAGGAGGAGGGGTGATGCCCCCCAAAGCCTGGTATTTAGGGAGAGAATTGGTTAGATGAAGGATAGGTGTGATGCCCGCCAAAAGCTTGGTAGTTATGGGAAGGGGTTGATTGGATGGAGTAGGGGTAACGCCCCCCAAAGCCTGTTGGTTAGGGGAGGGAATTGATTAGATGGAGGAGGGGGTGAAGCCCCCTAAAACTTGGTTGTTAGGGTAGGTGGTTAGTTGGATGGAGGAGGGGATGATACCCCCACAGCCTGGTAGTTGGGCAAGGGGGTTGGTTACATGGAGGAAGGGGTGATGCCTCCCAAAGCCTGGTAGTTAGAGGAGGGAATTGGTTAGATGGAGAGGGTGAAGCCTCACAAAACCTGGTAGTTAGGAAGGGATTAGTTGGATGGAGGAGGGGGTGATGTCTCCCAAAGCGTGGTAGTTAGGTGAGGGTATTGGGTGGATGGAGACGGGGGTGATGCCCCTCACAGCCTGGTAGTTAGGGGAGGGGACTGCGTGGAAGGAAGGAGGGGGGTGATGCCCCCAAAGAttggtagttaggagagggggttGGTTGAATGAGGTGCACTGCCTCGAAAGTGTCTGAGGGCCGGGGGGACACCAGGGGGCAGGTGTTCCTTAACCCTTCCTCAATTCCAAGGGTCTGAGGGGATGTAGTAAAGGAAGAAGGTAGAAGAGCAGAGGAAGATGAAGGAAGAAATGGTACACTCAAAAGGTAAGAGGAAAAAAGcctctctttcctaactacaacgcgacaatttgggcaatttgtgggagactatgGTTTCCGAGTGGTTTCCGTACagcgtgaattatatatatatatatatatatatatatatatatatatatatatatatatatatatatatatatatatatatatatgtgtgtgtgtgtatatatatatatatatatatatatatatatatatatgtgtgtgtgtgtgtgtatatatatatatatatatatatatatatatatatatatatatatatatatatatatatatatatatatatatatatatatatatatatatatatatgagagagagagagagagagagagagagagagagagagagagagagagagaaagagagagagagattaccgaaTTGCCCACGTCCACTTCACTTGTTTATAAAGACAACaatttatatgaattaaaaaatCTACAAATATGACTGAAAAATGGACTGAAAAGTGGAAGGCCATTTGATATCA
Protein-coding regions in this window:
- the LOC137617748 gene encoding uncharacterized PE-PGRS family protein PE_PGRS44-like — its product is MGEDGVEGGGVMPPTLVVMGEDGVDGEGVMPPNPGSYGGGWGGRRRGDAPPTLVVMGEDGVEGGGVMPPNPGSYGGGWGGRRRGDAPPTLVVMGEDGVEGEGVMPPNPGSYGGGWGGRRRGDAPPTLVVMGEDGVEGGGVMPPSLVVMGEDGVEGGGVMPPQPW